The Kaustia mangrovi genome has a segment encoding these proteins:
- a CDS encoding heavy metal translocating P-type ATPase, whose protein sequence is MDKAVEAPEPAQDGDCCGCGHDRAPDAGEARAPAGHTRWTVEGMDCASCAATIERALAGLPGVSDIRVSVANGTMALALDETLTDDATVGKTVSALGYRATRLGETERAVETGEGGEAGRRWWRMPKARHALFGGMLVAAAFAADTLLPELGRWAFLVAILVVAWPVARRAVTAARLGSPFTIEMLMTVAVIGAVVIGETAEAAVVVFLFAVGEVLEGLAAAKARSGLKALGALIPRTALVEEDGGLREVAAADLRIGQTVAVRAGERVPADGTVLDGLSNVDEAAITGESVPVTKEPGARAFAGSVNHEASLRVRVDRAPEDTTIARIVTLVEEAQEAKAPTERFIDSFSRYYMPAVVAAALLVAVLPPLLGYGGWQDWAYRGLALLLIGCPCALVISVPAAIASGLSSAARHGMLVKGGAVMEMLAKAETVAFDKTGTLTRGEPAVTDIVARDGDGARVLALAAALEAESSHPLAKAICERADAEEAPRPVAEAVRTVAGKGVAGRVGGRDVFVGAPRFALEAGEMDEALRETARTLEADGKTVAIVMEAGVAQGVIGLRDEPRADAADGIAALGRAGIDAVMLTGDNARTAQAIAGELGLKARAEMLPEAKVEAVRELAAGRTVVMVGDGVNDAPALASASVGIAMGSGTDVAMEAADAGLMRSAVLDVARLIGLACTTMRTIRQNVAIALGLKAVFLVTTVIGATGLWVAVLADTGATVLVTLNAMRLLMALKPATARRRQDAMPPEGAPEPA, encoded by the coding sequence ATGGACAAGGCCGTAGAGGCGCCGGAGCCGGCACAGGATGGCGATTGCTGTGGCTGCGGGCACGATCGTGCGCCAGATGCGGGCGAGGCTCGAGCGCCGGCCGGCCATACGCGGTGGACGGTCGAGGGGATGGACTGCGCGAGCTGTGCCGCGACCATCGAGCGCGCGCTCGCCGGGTTGCCCGGCGTGTCGGACATCCGCGTGTCTGTCGCCAACGGCACCATGGCTCTTGCCCTCGACGAAACCCTGACCGACGACGCGACGGTCGGCAAGACGGTCTCAGCCCTCGGCTACAGGGCGACACGGCTCGGCGAGACGGAGCGGGCCGTGGAGACCGGCGAGGGCGGCGAGGCCGGGCGCCGCTGGTGGCGGATGCCCAAGGCCCGCCACGCGCTGTTCGGCGGCATGCTCGTCGCAGCGGCGTTTGCAGCCGACACGCTGCTGCCCGAGCTTGGCCGCTGGGCCTTCCTCGTCGCCATACTCGTCGTGGCCTGGCCGGTCGCCCGCCGGGCCGTCACGGCCGCCCGGCTCGGCTCGCCCTTCACCATCGAGATGCTGATGACGGTTGCGGTCATCGGCGCGGTCGTCATCGGCGAGACCGCCGAGGCCGCCGTCGTCGTGTTCCTCTTCGCGGTGGGCGAGGTGCTGGAGGGGCTCGCCGCCGCAAAGGCGCGTTCCGGGCTCAAGGCGCTTGGCGCGCTCATTCCCAGGACGGCGCTCGTCGAGGAGGATGGCGGGCTGCGCGAGGTTGCCGCTGCCGATCTCCGTATCGGCCAGACGGTGGCGGTGCGTGCCGGCGAGCGCGTGCCGGCCGACGGCACCGTGCTCGACGGGCTGTCCAATGTGGACGAGGCGGCGATCACCGGCGAAAGCGTCCCTGTGACCAAGGAGCCGGGGGCGCGGGCCTTCGCAGGATCGGTCAATCACGAGGCGAGCCTGCGGGTCCGGGTCGACCGCGCGCCGGAGGACACGACCATCGCCCGCATCGTCACGCTGGTGGAGGAGGCGCAGGAGGCGAAGGCGCCGACGGAGCGCTTCATAGACAGCTTCTCGCGCTACTACATGCCGGCGGTCGTCGCGGCCGCGCTCCTGGTCGCCGTCTTGCCGCCGCTTCTGGGGTATGGCGGATGGCAGGACTGGGCCTATCGCGGCCTCGCCCTCCTCCTGATCGGTTGTCCCTGCGCGCTGGTCATCTCCGTTCCCGCGGCGATTGCCTCCGGGCTGTCGTCGGCCGCCCGCCACGGCATGCTCGTCAAGGGCGGCGCGGTGATGGAGATGCTGGCGAAGGCGGAGACCGTCGCCTTCGACAAGACCGGGACGCTGACGCGGGGAGAGCCGGCGGTGACCGATATCGTTGCACGCGATGGCGACGGCGCGCGCGTGCTTGCGCTTGCCGCGGCGCTCGAGGCGGAATCGAGCCATCCGCTGGCAAAGGCCATCTGCGAACGCGCCGATGCGGAGGAGGCGCCGCGACCCGTGGCGGAGGCCGTGAGGACCGTTGCGGGCAAGGGTGTCGCGGGCCGCGTCGGCGGACGGGACGTCTTTGTCGGCGCACCGCGTTTCGCACTCGAGGCCGGAGAGATGGACGAGGCGTTGCGCGAGACGGCGCGGACGCTGGAGGCGGATGGCAAGACAGTCGCCATAGTCATGGAGGCGGGTGTGGCGCAGGGCGTGATCGGCTTGCGCGACGAGCCGCGCGCGGATGCCGCGGACGGGATCGCCGCACTCGGCCGCGCCGGGATCGATGCGGTCATGCTGACCGGCGACAATGCGCGCACCGCTCAGGCCATCGCCGGCGAGCTCGGTCTCAAGGCACGTGCGGAGATGTTGCCCGAGGCGAAGGTCGAGGCCGTCCGCGAACTGGCCGCCGGGCGCACCGTCGTCATGGTCGGCGACGGGGTCAACGACGCGCCGGCCCTGGCGTCCGCGAGCGTCGGCATCGCCATGGGTTCGGGCACGGATGTTGCCATGGAGGCCGCCGATGCCGGCCTCATGCGCAGCGCCGTCCTGGATGTGGCGCGGCTTATCGGCCTTGCCTGCACAACCATGCGCACGATCCGGCAGAATGTCGCCATCGCGCTCGGCCTGAAGGCGGTCTTCCTGGTGACCACCGTGATCGGCGCGACAGGCCTGTGGGTCGCCGTCCTCGCCGATACGGGCGCGACGGTGCTGGTGACGCTCAACGCCATGCGGCTCCTGATGGCCCTGAAGCCCGCGACGGCGCGGCGGCGGCAGGACGCCATGCCGCCCGAGGGCGCGCCGGAGCCGGCCTGA
- a CDS encoding MerR family transcriptional regulator, translating into MDRTFPIGKLAEGAGCKVETIRYYESIGLMPEPERSASNQRRYVARHFDRLIFILHARDLGLPIEAVRQLIELCGHPDAPCDDADAIARRQLEDVRARIDRLKLLEAELQRTLDSCQHGRIAECKVIESLAQCGTCARRHGRPPR; encoded by the coding sequence ATGGACCGCACATTTCCGATCGGCAAGCTCGCCGAGGGCGCCGGCTGCAAGGTGGAGACGATCCGCTATTACGAGAGCATCGGCCTCATGCCGGAGCCGGAGCGCTCGGCGAGCAACCAGCGCCGCTATGTGGCGCGCCATTTCGACCGGTTGATCTTCATCCTGCACGCCCGCGATCTCGGCCTGCCCATCGAGGCCGTCCGCCAGCTCATCGAGCTGTGCGGCCATCCGGACGCGCCCTGCGACGATGCCGATGCCATCGCCCGCCGGCAGCTGGAGGACGTGCGCGCGCGCATCGACCGCCTCAAGCTCCTCGAGGCGGAACTCCAGCGCACGCTCGACAGTTGCCAGCACGGCCGGATCGCGGAGTGCAAGGTCATCGAATCGCTTGCCCAGTGCGGCACCTGCGCGCGCCGCCACGGCCGCCCGCCGCGATAG
- a CDS encoding LysR family transcriptional regulator, producing MRWDHIQTFLAVARAGQFLGAARKLRLDQTTVSRQIARLERDTGTDLVERRKDGICLTQAGERLLAHAERMETEALHGEEDLSERSTALGGEVRIGAPDGIGNYVLAPRLAAFGARHRDLVIQLVPLPRAFSLSKREADIAVTVDRPTQGKLVAAKLADYSVSLYAARGHLDREGPIRRREDLEGRMLITYVEDLTYSASLDYAADFEDATAGRFECASVVGQVEAIRSGIGVGLVHDAVARQFPDLHCVLPEVRAVRSYWLAAHADQRGLARVDAVWRFIMGETRRARSLFLREAAGAETARA from the coding sequence ATGCGGTGGGATCATATCCAGACATTCCTTGCGGTTGCCCGGGCCGGGCAGTTCCTCGGCGCGGCGCGCAAGCTGAGGCTCGACCAGACGACGGTCAGCCGCCAGATCGCCCGGCTGGAGCGCGATACCGGCACCGACCTCGTGGAGCGGCGCAAGGACGGCATCTGCCTGACGCAGGCCGGCGAGCGGCTCCTCGCCCATGCCGAACGCATGGAGACGGAGGCACTGCACGGCGAGGAGGATCTCTCCGAACGGTCCACGGCGCTCGGCGGCGAGGTCCGCATCGGCGCACCGGACGGCATCGGCAATTATGTGCTCGCCCCGCGGCTTGCCGCCTTCGGCGCGCGCCATCGCGATCTCGTCATCCAGCTCGTGCCCCTGCCGCGCGCCTTCTCCCTGTCGAAGCGCGAGGCCGATATCGCGGTGACCGTCGATCGGCCGACCCAGGGCAAGCTCGTCGCCGCCAAGCTCGCCGATTACAGCGTGAGCCTCTATGCCGCGCGCGGCCACCTGGACCGTGAGGGGCCGATCCGGCGGCGCGAGGACCTCGAGGGCCGCATGCTGATCACCTATGTGGAGGACCTGACCTACAGCGCCTCGCTCGACTATGCCGCCGATTTCGAGGACGCGACGGCGGGCCGGTTCGAATGCGCAAGTGTCGTCGGCCAGGTCGAGGCCATCCGGTCGGGCATCGGCGTCGGCCTCGTTCACGACGCGGTGGCCCGGCAGTTTCCCGATCTCCATTGCGTGCTGCCGGAGGTGCGCGCGGTGCGCAGCTACTGGCTCGCCGCCCATGCCGACCAGCGCGGTCTGGCACGCGTCGACGCGGTCTGGCGCTTCATCATGGGCGAGACCCGCCGCGCCCGCTCGCTCTTCCTGCGCGAGGCGGCGGGCGCGGAGACCGCTCGCGCCTGA